CAAGGGCCGGGTTTCGGTGGAAGTACGCTGAGCGCTTCCGTACGGTATGCGGCGCATCGAAATTGGACGCATCGGAAAAGCCTACGGCATGGCGGGGGGCCTCAAGTTTCGGGGAGAGCCGGTGATTTTTGACCTCGAGCGCATCTACCTCGAGGGTCTGGGCTACCGTGCAGTAGAGGAGATCGAGGAGCAAGGCAACGAGATGGTGTTGTATCTGGCGGGTGTGGAGAGCCGCCCGGAGGCCGAGCGGCTGGCGGGCTTACGGGTTTATGCCGACCAGGAAGACCTGCCTGCGCTGGAAGAAGGCGAGTACT
This is a stretch of genomic DNA from Meiothermus cerbereus DSM 11376. It encodes these proteins:
- the rimM gene encoding ribosome maturation factor RimM (Essential for efficient processing of 16S rRNA) encodes the protein MRRIEIGRIGKAYGMAGGLKFRGEPVIFDLERIYLEGLGYRAVEEIEEQGNEMVLYLAGVESRPEAERLAGLRVYADQEDLPALEEGEYYYFELIGRPVFVDGQPFGEVVDVEDGAQERLIIKARGASLRAQSKTYMVPFQAPYVRVEADGIYIEAIPGLLE